One Gadus macrocephalus chromosome 17, ASM3116895v1 genomic window, aatggatcctATCTAATCTCCTAAATACTTCCAATTTCTAGAAAGCACTTTAACCAGATAGCTCTTCTTTCAGACAGTCCGTACTCAAGTCAGCGGGAGTACATGGTTAGAAGGGAAATGACAGAGTAGTTCTATCTTGATGAACTGcttctactcttggaaacaaagTCGATTTTTTCGCTTAACAAAGGTTACAGGTTTGGGCTAATGGACATCCTGGTGGTCAGTTAAAATtcgctcgtccctgggtgggcttgaaccaccaacctttcgattaacagtcgaacgcgctaaccaattgcgccacagagaccaaTGACCATATTCACATGTGTCTTGTATAAATCGGAACATGTCTGCATGTCAGCTATGGCAAAGTTCGCAACAAATGAATCTCACTCAACCATTGAAACAGTCATTGGCAATGAGATTGTATTATAGCCTGGTATGCTAGAATACCATCTAAGGAGAATAGCCATGCTTTCAAAGTCATGCTATATTGCTTATTGGCCCTTTCAAATGATCAAGACATTAATCGTTTGCCGCCACAAACCGTAGTTGCAGCTTATTTTCAAACTTTCTAGCTGACTCCATAGCAATGCAAAATGTTGTGGGTCAAACACGCAACCTGCTGACATTTAGTGCGGCTCTATGATCGAACAGAACCAAGAACTactcttttccttttttgttccaTCAGATGGGCTAGGTTAAAAGTATACAGCGCCCAACGTGGGGCTCGAACCCACGACCCTGAGATTAAGAGTCTcatgctctaccgactgagctaGCCGGGCTTACAAAAGTCAATACCagacaacattaaaaaaaaaaaaacacaaaaaacccTCTGAGTTAAATCTCCTTGACATTGATGCCTTCagatgttgatagaaagtagccgtatttcattccccactgataaatcacatatgatttaaattcttgggccccctccctctcagttCCCCCTGAATaatctcctttcaacccttaaacTCATCTCTGAGTGTATGTaatctcctgggttctggaaaggGGACATGGGGGGAGCcacccttaagaacaagctttcctttCCCtttggcccccttaaatgttgtgttggtaaaaaaaatatagcaaaatatggctctcaagaaaaaaacgatcgtaagacaaggtgaaatggatcctATCTAATCTCCTAAATACTTCCAATTTCTAGAAAGCACTTTAACCAGATAGCTCTTCTTTCAGACAGTCCGTACTCAAGTCAGCGGGAGTACATGGTTAGAAGGGAAATGACAGAGTAGTTCTATCTTGATGAACTGcttctactcttggaaacaaagTCGATTTTTTCGCTTAACAAAGGTTACAGGTTTGGGCTAATGGACATCCTGGTGGTCAGTTAAAATcggctcgtccctgggtgggcatgaaccaccaacctttcgattaacagtcgaacgcgctaaccaattgcgccacagagaccaaTGACCataatcacatgtgtcttgtaTAAATCGGAACATGTCTGCATGTCAGCTATGGCAAAGTTCGCAACAAATGAATCTCACTCAACCATTGAAACAGTCATTGGCAATGAGATTGTATTATACCCTGGTATGCTAGAATACCATCTAAGGAGAATAGCCATGCTTTCAAAGTCATGCTATATTGCTTATTGGCCCTTTCAAATTATCAAGACTTTAATCGTTTGCCGCCACAAACCGTAGTTGCAGCTTATTTTCAAACTTTCTAGCTGACTCCATAGCAATGCAAAATGTTGTGGGTCAAACACGCAACCTGCTGACCGGCTGACATTTAATGTGGCTCTATGATCGAACAGAACCAAGAACTActcatttccttttttgttccaTCAGATGGGCTAGGTTAAAAGTATATAGCGCCCAACGTGGGGCTCGAACCCACGACCCTGAGATTAAGAGTCTcatgctctaccgactgagctaGCCGGGCTTACAAACGTCTAAACcagacaacataaaaaaaaaaaacacacacaaaaaaccctCTGCGTTAAATGTCCTCGACATTGATgccttcaaatgttgatagaaagtagccgtatttcattccccactgataattcacatatgatttaaattcttgggccccctccctcaCAGTCACCCATGAATaatctcctttcaacccttaaactcatctctgagcgtatgtaatctcctgggttctggaaaggGGACATGGGGGGAGCcacccttaagaacaagctttcctctccctttggcccccttaaatgttgtgttggtaaaaaaaaatatagcaaaatatggctctcaagaaaaaaacgatcgtaaaacaaggtgaaatggatcctCTTTAATCTCCTAAATACTTCCAATTTCTAGAAAGCACTTTAACCAGATAGCTCTTCTTTCAGACAGTCCGTACTCAAGTCAGCGGGAGTACATGGTTAGAAGGGAAATGACAGAGTAGTTCTATCTTGATGAACTGcttctactcttggaaacaaagTCGATTTTTTCGCTTAACAAAGGTTACAGGTTTGGGCTACTGGACATCCTGGTGGTCAGTTAAAATTAGcccgtccctgggtgggcttgaaccaccaacctttcgattaacagtcgaacgcgctaaccaattgcgccacagagaccaaTGACCATATTCACATGTGTCTTGTATAAATCGGAACATGTCTGCATGTCAGCTATGGCAAAGTTCGCAACAAATGAATCTCACTCAACCATTGAAACAGTCATTGGCAATGAGATTGTATTATACCCTGGTATGCTAGAATACCATCTAAGGAGAATAGCCATGCTTTCAAAGTCATGCTATATTGCTTATTGGCCCTTTCAAATTATCAAGACTTTAATCGTTTGCCGCCACAAACCGTAGTTGCACCTTATTTTCAAACTTTCTAGCTGACTCCATAGCAATGCAAAATGTTGTGGGTCAAACACGCAACCTGCTGACCGGCTGACATTTAATGTGGCTCTATGATCGAACAGAACCAAGAACTActcatttccttttttgttccaTCAGATGGGCTAGGTTAAAAGTATATAGCGCCCAACGTTGGGCTCGAACCCATGACCCTGAGATTAAGAGTCTcatgctctaccgactgagctaGCCGGGCTTACAAAAGTCAAAACCagacaacattaaaaaaaaaaacacacacaaaaaaccctCTGAGTTAAATCTCCTCGACATTGATgccttcaaatgttgatagaaagtaaccgtatttcattccccactgataaatcacatatgatttaaattcttgggccccctccctctcagtcACCCATGAATAATCTCCTTTGAATAATAAACAACGAcataaaagaataaataaaaaactctAAGGGTTTTCTGATGGGAAAGCTCGCCAACAGGAGCGGGGACGTGGACAGGTCACCTGATGTCTGTGCGGGGAAGCAGATCCACGACGTCGGACGCGGCCGCGTCGACTCCATCCTCGTttgcctccccctccttctcctcgcccTCGTTTCTGCTGGAGCCTCTGGAGGGGGCTGGCGTGCTCTGCCCTTGCATCtgagagggttagggggggggggaagtggatgcataaaaatatatttcaaaACAGTATCcccggtaataataataataatacatttcatttagaggcgcctttcaagacacccaaggtcaccttacagagcataaagtcatcatacattttttaaaaaaaaagacattgcatggcgttgcagtagtctatgcgtgatgtgacaaatgagtgaactaggatttcagtgctggattgggtcagtgatgggcggagtctggcgatgttgcggaggtggaagaatgcagtccgggtgatgttgtgaatatggggtgcgaatgagagggtgttgtccaggatgacgccgaggctcttgactttggaggagaagggtactgggaatccatcgataattatgagtggagctggggtgtgttgtgatttagtgagggtggatttggatccgatgagcagggcctcggtcttgtttccattgagtttcaggaagttcctgctcaaccagctccggatctcttccaggcacgtgatgagggaggtgggggggatggcagcggtgtgtttggtggagatgtagacctgtgtgtcgtcagcgtagcagtgaaaattgaccccatggtgacggaggagtgtgcccagcgggaggaggtaagtggtgaagaggagtggacccaagactgacccctgggggacacccagtgagacacctgaacacccagacggTACTCTCACACTACACCCCCCTCCTCACTCGCTTTCCTTTTTGATCGTTGGGAGGCATTTCCATCGATTGCAGcacctaccctctggaactctgtGTCTATCTGAGACAGCAGGGCAGCCTTCTCGTCCTCAAAGAAGACACGCAGCAATGCGCCCAGGTACAGGAACATCACGCCCAGCAGGGAGACGGCGGCCGTTCGGACCGcctgcggtggggggggggggtatgacaCCACATAGGTCAACAGCATGTTCGTGGTAGAACAGAGTGACACTTGATACCGTTGTGAGACTGCAGTGACTACTGGACTGTGTGATTGACTCGATACCCGAAATGGATAACAAgaaagaaaccaaaaaaaaaaaaactcacaggATTCGTTGCTCCCAAAGCAGTCTTGACGTTGGTGATGAAAGCCTTGACGTTGACTCTAAGGAGACGAGAGaggatttgtatgaaatcacaAACGAGCGATAGAAACATGGCAGATGGTAGAGATACCATCACAATGGTAAAGAGCAAGAGTGCAACATTTACCCTTTGAATCCAAACTCTTTTATAGCATTCGACAGCCAGTTGAGAGCCTCTGCTTGGTTCTTCGGATTCTTCTGGGTAAAGGCCATCGAGACGACCTACGGAAATGTCCGGAACGAGAGCAGCGTTAGCGTTACAGTAGGGGACGTGGACCTCCGTGGAGCGCCCTTGCGGTCGATACGGGCGGGTTCGCCGTGTGACGCTACCTGCTCAGCGGTCCAGGGGAGGGAGCAGGCCTCGCCGATGGCCGTGAGCGCGTCCTTGCCCTCCCCCCCGCACTTGACGTCGGCGACCttggcccaatctcaatacttccccttaccccttatcttcccccttacccttgaagttgcgcgttcatgtgagagctagtggtgtctcaatacccaatttgatcaagattaagggataagattgagtgctatgtaccccttatttttaagatgatttgagagctcacttgctcctccaagggctatcccagagcacatagcgaaaccgggaattttcaaaaaaacatggctgcttgaagcgaggaatattttacagctatctacacaactttttatatgtttataatgactcggtttgatctgaaatgtgctacacaaacgatgcatagtattgtaggtcttaactgaagctttcaaacggtagttttaggatacaattagcgcgtataccaccactccattggcttatatggtagcttgccagctagatggcctgcagcggatttgaattgtatccgaatccgttcggttcgtttaccacagttcggagcattctggagatccgcggatttcggtttcatgaaggcattgccttatgtagcgtattttgcctactgtagcctacgtccgatacaaagggtgtttaggacccagcggaatgcattctctccagtgctgcccgagccaatgagacttttcccgcccctcccttcagcctgtcagcgttcaaaacaaactgggctttaaacttcgttgcgctcgtcgccagagtagcctcgtcggccgttaacccttacatgttacacacatttattgcacaaaaaagccttgcaagttgtctgattgcagtcaattaacacattgcaaatagactgtgggtctcattcatttttgtgtttctcccccaaaccctccgtcaaaaaaaagtccgcctttttactatcacggacatgatcctaatccgaaccgtatccgaaaccgaggcccaaaacggttatctgaaccgaaccgtggacacactgatccgtttcaccactatgctacacacaccctcaactcttcaacgatggcggcagcatctgtacgtccacaccaggagcgaccgctcacaaagtttcgctgcgaatttttctgttcgctttggtcgctcaagtcgctcatgacgtacaattcaattatgcagacgcatttaaaggagccgtatgcgtttagtaggccctacagacagccatatcaaatagtgaactctcccatacaccttggccatattgccgagatggttttgcttgttcgataaagtgcttcgacaacaagtaggacagtgattccccccaatataaaaaagaaatcctaaaatgtaggctaattacaaccgagaacaaaaaaccctgcgtgctgtagtagttgaaatatgtttcactgatctggatatgcaaatcatgatctgcactcattcgtcgcattcaaaacaaatagacattagcgcacatggctaatttgcatacgtgcacaggactggttggctccgcaaggcaaataatggaacatatctatctatctaggtctttctgtctatctatctatcaacgcgtgtctagttttaatgtgatgtattgtgtgtaggctatgtccagtcagacttgttctgtgtggtcttgtaggctactgtcctgtgtgggccgaaccacctaaatggattcccgacgatttgtgtcgtttggtattaataaagacttgactaggctatctatctagactatttaattaacaattattcacctcaggctccgtgaatagtggggaatagagggataaaagacaagagataggctatatcccttgtcatttatccctcgtcttgtcgattagtttgtttatgtgacgatttcaacaacttttttggttttgtttaaagcatgctacacgcgattggttggttagattggtggcatgtagagcaaattaaaatgattcccgcttaaatacgaacgttctagatgtagcctataaatactcccgcttatcatcacttgatatccaaaccactatggcgtttcgatctctgaactgaaaaagggtgggttcgtacaacaccgggtgcccagttacagccgcgattaatacttcagccgacattttgttcagtgagtgaataaaggtaggtaggaaccaaagtgcctgccgatgttccctgggatccacgcaagcgaagagcgtctacattccgattggctgtcagtgtttggccgctgaagcgaataatagtcatttgcataaagttaaaaagttttcaacttctttttgacgctctggtcgctcaactttggccgctggtagcgttggtcgctttggtcgctcttgcccatagaaagtgaatgacttccggcgatttggtcgctcaattcgcttctggtgtggacggacagaagatatatatatatatatatatatatatatatcgctcttcttctctggcttttattggcgtttcggcgctctggtgacggggcagccagctggcgacgatgaatgatgacgtacccgaaaccgagtggcgtctcatttcataggggaaagatctcagcccttggcccttacacttgcaagtgctagggttaagacaaagacaaagacaaagcaaaaggggcaaggggaagaatcgagattcggccctTGTCCACCAGAGCCTCCAGGATCACGAGGGCCGAGGTCTTGAAGAAACGGCCCCTGTgggccaccgccgccaccacctgTAGCTTCAGCCCCATcacctgggaggggaggggaggagaggagaggggaggagagggtcacGGTGCTGGTTCAACCATCCAGTCCATCTGAAACCCCGCTTTAAATAGGTGTTTCGTCACAGCTTTGTGCGTACGTCTTGACTAAAGACGAATGTCAAGCGGTTGTAATGGCGTCAAATTAAAAAACTAGATCCCTTCCTTTTAAAAAGGAAGGGATGTGGGCGAATAGGCTGAATATTAGTGCCGTGCGTAATCAGTCGATAGAAATAGTGCCGTTCCACTAGCTACAAGAGGAAACTTTCAGAGTTTCACAGGGATGTCATGATTTTTTTAGACAGATTCCCATCTTTGTTGAGCTACTGCCATTTCCCAATTCTAATCCAGGCTACACGTTTTATTACCTGAAAGTTGGTCTCTTTCCATCCTGGTTTCTTGGCCAGCATTCGGGCCAGAGCCTGGCAGGGCATCTCGTCACCATCCATACTCTCCACGGCCTGGAGGTCAAACGGGTCTCATTGAGCAATTTCATTACTCAAGTCATTGTCCCCACTCAATGCATGTTGTGTATATATTGTGCATTGTCCCTGTCAAATAAacgtaaaataataataaaaacatgctTTGTTTCCCCATTGATGTCCCAAGCAAGGACCATCTGGACAGAGAAAAGGTTGAAAAAAAACTCCATGGACACAAGGGGCCAACTATGAGAACAAATAATGCAGTCATGATGTTTGGCATGGCTACAGCAGTGTGGCCATCCTAGATACATTTATGTTGTAAAAGCAAACGATTAGATACGTTTTCAATCGCTCACCGTTATGCATTATACATATTTCATTTCCCATGACACGATTATGTACTAACCCATCTCTTACAATTATGTTAATATGCTGAAAGTTGCCCCACtttcacatcacacacacacacacacacacacacacacacacacacacacacacacacacacacacacacacacacacacacacacacacacacacacacacacacacacacacacacacacacacacacacacacacacacacacacacacacaccccttgtctGACAACTGACCTTGAGGAACTCCTCCATGCTGGCCAGCCTCTCCTTCCAGTTGCCACTGTCCAGCTGCTGCATGCAGGTGGTGGGGAGGACAGCTGCAGCCctctcctcacacacctccacctggtGGAGAAACACAGCAGTCACGACCGGACATCTGGGTGGGCGAATcgtcgaattttgatcgcgattttaGCGAtgaacgatcacaaaactaatataatcgggttgaaacaattataataaaaaaatgtaattagatgttttatagaaagtgaaCATCTGGATACATATCCtcacattattttagatttgaacattttctatttgacaATTTTTTTGGGGCGAAATTTCAacgttctcagttacaaagtgttttttgggagagacatgatGAATAGATACATCATGttatcaaactcaaaaataatagtttgagtaatattgaccaaaataatcgcgATTAGGATTTTGTcccccataatcgagcagccctatcTGAAGCCCATCTCCCCGGGGTCGTAGGTCCCCCCCACTCACAGAGAGTCTCCACGGCCTTGGGCTCCGTCGCCTTCTTGTTCTTCCCTCCGTCGGGCCGTTTCCCCCCGGCCGAAGGTTTGGCCTTCTTAGAAGCCCCGGCTGCCTAGGAAGGGCAattcataaaaatataaaagaaTGAATGTCAGTAGTACAGGAGGCTAGAGTTTAAGGATTGAGAACAAGTTTATATGGGGGCAAATGCTATCCCTttagaaacatttaaaaaaaataagtttgtttGAGGTTTGAGAAACAATTACTGTGATGATTTCACATTGTGCAAACATGATGGACACGAGTAAGCGCTGTTGTGGATGGAGGTTCCACTATCGGGAAGGTTGTTTACCTTGGCCGAGGGGGGCTTTTTGGTGGGTCCAGCAGGCTTGGCAGACGGCTGCGCCGTTGGCTGTGGGGCAGCGACAGACTTCTCCTTCACTTCTCCCGCCTTCTTCGACCCAGCCAGTTGGATCTTGTCGGCAAACTCTTTTATctgcaggagaaaaaaaagaaaaaaaaagggagttGAGCTCGGGTCATAAAAAAGGCACAGAAAGCGTTTGAATTTAAAGATCAATTGAATAAAACAGGAATGCAAGACCTGGGTTTGGCACCAGGAAAATACAGTAACAAGGTGGAAAGGAAACTCGAAGAAGTGTGAGTGGAACGTAAAGTGCAAAGTATGTCACACATTAGGGTTTGGGTGAATGTCTTTAAAAGTTTCAGAAGAGAGAAAGTTAGGAAATGATAGCTGCTCAGAAGCCGACatgttttttaacataaacgTACCTTCTCGAGCTTGGCTTTGTCGACGTCAACCAGGAAGGGGTTGACGGCGCGCACTCCCATGACTTTCATCAACGTCGCCAGGACTTCAAAGGCAGGGTCTCGCACTTCAGGAGCCGAGTCATTCACTTGCTgccgggagagagaggagaccgaTCCACATCACTTCCCACCGATTCCCCAGAGGATACTCGGAAACCCTTTTGCGACATCACAACTAGCCGAAGTCAAATGACAAGTCATTTTTTCCTAAACCCCTTTAGTGCTTTTCTACAAAGCGACACAGCGATGGAGGCGTTGGTGGCTAACCTTGAGCAGGGCCAGTGATGTTgataggttttcaatgtagtgagtccccgggacccacaggtggcgagttgggtgggtccctgagaaattcaatgggtcccgactccccagtttaaaaaatgtgtttcttttttattattattccatttcttaaattaaattaatagtgTTAAATAGTGCATTTGTTTGATTTGTGCATAGATGTGCCTGTTTTGTTATAACTAGTGCAAATGTCACAATACATGAAATTGTCATCTGAAAAGCGCAGCCATTTGTATGTGGTGAGCCACTGCTTCAGAAAAGTTCGCTTTTTTTGGGAGGAACATGTAGAAGGTTGAGGCACTTCTTCTGCAGTGGGCTCATCAGGCTCAGTAGAGGGGGAGGCAGAAGTAGGTACAGGCAATGTTGAGGTACTCTCTCTAGGCTGATCAGAGTCAGGGAGGAGTGCAGAGGTAGTGGGGACAGAAAATGCAGCTGCAATAGTTTGCTGACCTGCAATAGGTTTCATCTTTTTCTTTGGTGGCATTTTTGCGTTCTCTCTTCTCTGCCTGTTTCTCGAGAAAAACGGGATCTCGTTGGAAGCGCGATGTATGCGCAGGCGCCGTTTGGGCATAACAATATGGCGGCTGCCGTTCAATGTAgttttcatcaccaccaccggattatgtttcatttatttcattacaGCACGTCCCCTAAACGTTACAACATAATCGACACGAATGAGCACAGCATCGAGCAGTGGAAACGTGGGTTTATTTACCATGaagtttgtatttttaattgttgaaatgaaatcagcagtgacgagctagttgttttggtagcggctaaattagcatgtcgcgatactttgtacaggggatcacgtgggttgaaacagcgcttgtccggtctgctcacaagaaggtttctttggccagttactgtgattaaacacaagttgtttaatgttcacaatgtatcgTTTTTCATGGGGAAAATGAGATGCGTCCCCGGGACGCATGGATTGTGAGTTTAGTGCGTCCTTTCAGATTTTAATGCGTCAGGGACGCAGGACGCGTACCTAGCAACATCACTGCAGGGCGATGCAGAGGGGTTTGACCAGGGTCTTGGGCAGGCTCCCGGGGGCCGAGAGACGGACGCTTCTGGCCAGGAACAACGAGGCCTGCTGCTTGATGGGGGGGTTCTTGTTGTCCATCACCGCGAGAACATCTTCACTCATGCTTTGGAGCGTGGTCTGTAAATCCACAAGTGTGATGCAAAATGAATGCAGAAACTAACAGAATGCCTGCACTTGAAGTCCTCCGCAGTAGACCGGGGAATCCCATCCCCGATATAAAGCTTCACAAGTAAAACACAAGTTATCCTGAAAATGGGCCTTTACCATAAAGTTATGCAAGAACTGCCAATAAACCATTAGAGCAGGCTTAAGTTTAAGGATTGAGAAAGAGTTTGTCGGGTAAATTACGTCCCTTGAGAAGGCATTTGAGGACAATTGATTTCTTTAAAACAATGCATGGACTGGGCGATAGATGCACCAGAAGGAACAGTGGTGTTAGCACCCAATTAGCGCGATGCTTTAGATCGATATCTACAGAGTGCAACAAATTACTTTGAGCAA contains:
- the LOC132445697 gene encoding cytoskeleton-associated protein 5-like; protein product: FGAKTVTLKPIVKVLPKLFESRDKAVRDEARLLAVEVYRWIRDALRPSLQTLTPVQLKELEEEWGKVAPGAPRPSRFLRSQQQHQQKHVEAAVDEADDVHGNSDVEDSVPHMDPYELLDPVDILSKLPKDFYEIFESKKWQERKESLDALETLAKNPKLEAGDYGDVVRALKKVIAKDANVMLVSLAAKCLTGIATGLRKKFGTYAGLVVSALLEKFKEKKPRVVQTLQEAIDAVFLTTTLQSMSEDVLAVMDNKNPPIKQQASLFLARSVRLSAPGSLPKTLVKPLCIALHLERQVNDSAPEVRDPAFEVLATLMKVMGVRAVNPFLVDVDKAKLEKIKEFADKIQLAGSKKAGEVKEKSVAAPQPTAQPSAKPAGPTKKPPSAKAAGASKKAKPSAGGKRPDGGKNKKATEPKAVETLCECPVVTAVFLHQVEVCEERAAAVLPTTCMQQLDSGNWKERLASMEEFLKAVESMDGDEMPCQALARMLAKKPGWKETNFQVMGLKLQVVAAVAHRGRFFKTSALVILEALVDKDWAKVADVKCGGEGKDALTAIGEACSLPWTAEQVVSMAFTQKNPKNQAEALNWLSNAIKEFGFKGVNVKAFITNVKTALGATNPAVRTAAVSLLGVMFLYLGALLRVFFEDEKAALLSQIDTEFQRMQGQSTPAPSRGSSRNEGEEKEGEANEDGVDAAASDVVDLLPRTDIR